In Osmia bicornis bicornis chromosome 1, iOsmBic2.1, whole genome shotgun sequence, the following proteins share a genomic window:
- the LOC114876170 gene encoding small VCP/p97-interacting protein isoform X1, translating into MGNLCMSCCKPSTSCEDLTPDVETRRRKQMEAAERRIAEQQSRGIKNIDAVKRQEKLDQQRDKRVEEAGNMNVQSNLKWQMS; encoded by the exons ATGGGGAATCTGTGTATGTCTTGTTGTAAACCATCAACTTCGTGCGAGGATTTAACTCCCGATGTG GAAACTAGAAGAAGAAAGCAGATGGAAGCTGCTGAAAGAAGGATTGCTGAGCAGCAGAGCAGaggtattaaaaatattgatgcTGTTAAAAGGCAAGAAAAGTTAGATCAACAACGAGACAAGCGAGTAGAAGAGGCTGGTAACATGAACGTGCAAAGTAATTTAAAG TGGCAAATGAGTTAA
- the LOC114876170 gene encoding uncharacterized protein LOC114876170 isoform X3 gives MWYDRNFQETRRRKQMEAAERRIAEQQSRGIKNIDAVKRQEKLDQQRDKRVEEAGNMNVQSNLKWQMS, from the exons ATGTGGTATGATCGGAATTTTCAG GAAACTAGAAGAAGAAAGCAGATGGAAGCTGCTGAAAGAAGGATTGCTGAGCAGCAGAGCAGaggtattaaaaatattgatgcTGTTAAAAGGCAAGAAAAGTTAGATCAACAACGAGACAAGCGAGTAGAAGAGGCTGGTAACATGAACGTGCAAAGTAATTTAAAG TGGCAAATGAGTTAA
- the LOC114876193 gene encoding UV radiation resistance-associated protein isoform X1, with protein sequence MEVSETRNIVKDLDLTLQPRIVPRYKTWLPLATQQLRFRNLIQIIGCNLKTNTNNEVCWFYYTLHRTSMSSPLYTSEIIDNTNPKWSCLEVPTIHATGYSTASEIIVRLWKRAIVDNLQSDVTVFTWGISFTGLAYIGPKLPNNLDNVLKHNSLIFQFHGGFFTPVFCFVETPELKRYLHIKVNTSEIRDTYTVSKLSSLRNKMQALKQQTESVQALRMRIASGENFHTPKYPQSSLNRLFQPRKVNREKKAEILKIRKELEMARFRTKLLEQERARKMGELRALNQMHSNILEENQDYGSDLMTRYRELNKDIEKLHEWRQIQIDTRETYVQLSSQLAYRRRQLISELSLIYPISQDGNGKFKIHEVHLPDSENLELSNDTEVAVALGFVAHTTQMIANFLNIPTRYPIIHYGSRSKVIDHITDNLPDNERQFPLFARSKDKLQFRYAVYLLNKNIAQLRWYCGLPTTDLRATLPNLATLINIKPNQSYLDNSKRTYSTSSLDIEVGNGKQSVTPPIQKIIFEKCHRSSRSMSQLKNIKSSLGSSLDQGLDKPIQSLVLGSQSKRICKSEESAIDNKTLVLVKDRSSNSSNETLNNAIISNISNVEDTPVAIESNIEIMIPTSVSKSTNVTESFECSVSVRDRSSNSISSCEMALNSSQNEDDNSNDKKDEISDINEILKVNDVIDNALKNGRHDEDYNSGNEASQNSDSSRIAVESKTYNKSCLSLDDIMSCTYEETERKQRTSSICSYPEDTLEKSKKGNVDSLHSKNWCYNESVLAHDETDKCDFQASSEYIDIIKRSSENVYARTEALANKKTSFKVMKPRL encoded by the exons ATGGAGGTTTCAGAGACAAGAAACATTGTTAAAGATTTGGATTTAACCCTGCAACCTCGCATTGTTCCAAGATATAAGACTTGGCTACCCCTTGCTACTCAGCag TTAAGATTCAGAAATCTTATACAAATAATAGGATGTAACTTAaagacaaatacaaataacgAAGTCTGTTGGTTCTACTATACTCTACACAGAACAAGCATGTCTTCACCTTTATATACAAGTGAGATAATTGATAACACAAACCCCAAATGGTCATGTCTCGAGGTACCAACCATACATGCCACCGGCTACTCTACTGCCAGTG aaattattgTAAGACTATGGAAAAGGGCGATCGTGGATAATCTACAGAGCGACGTGACTGTATTTACATGGGGAATATCATTTACTGGTTTGGCATATATTGGTCCAAAACTGCCAAACAACTTAGATAATGTTTTGAAAcataattctttaatttttcaattccatGGAGGTTTTTTTACTCCAGTATTCTGTTTTGTTGAAACTCCTGAATTGAAAAGATATTTACATATAAAAGTAAACACCTCTGAAATAAGGGATACGTATACTGTGAGTAAATTGAGCAGTTTGAGGAACAAAATGCAAGCATTAAAGCAACAGACAGAGTCAGTTCAAGCCCTTCGGATGAGAATTGCTTCGGGAGAAAATTTTCACACTCCGAAGTACCCTCAGTCCTCGTTGAATAGATTGTTTCAGCCTCGTAAGGTAAATAGAGAGAAAAAAGCCGAAATACTGAAGATACGTAAGGAATTGGAAATGGCTAGGTTTAGGACAAAGTTATTGGAACAAGAAAGAGCAAGGAAGATGGGGGAATTGAGAGCATTGAATCAAATGCATTCTAATATCTTGGAAGAAAATCAAGATTATG gtTCAGATTTGATGACGAGGTATAGGGAGCTAAACAAAGACATTGAGAAGTTACACGAATGGCGACAAATTCAAATTGATACAAGAGAGACATATGTTCAATTGAGTAGTCAGCTTGCTTACAGAAGAAGACAATTAATTTCAGAACTAAGTTTAATATATCCGATTTCCCAG GatggaaatggaaaatttaaaatacacgAAGTACATTTACCTGACAGCGAGAATTTAGAATTATCAAATGATACTGAAGTCGCGGTAGCCTTGGGATTTGTGGCACATACTACTCAAATGATCGCTAACTTTCTTAATATACCTACTAGGTACCCTATTATACATTATGGATCACGTAGCAAAGTAATAGATCATATTACAGACAATTTACCCGACAACGAGAGACA atTCCCACTGTTTGCAAGAAGTAAAGATAAACTGCAATTTCGTTATGCTGTTTAtttgttgaataaaaatatagccCAGTTAAGATGGTATTGTGGCCTTCCAACAACAGACCTGAGGGCAACTTTGCCAAACCTTGCTACATTAATAAACATTAAACCAAATCAATCATA CTTGGATAATTCAAAGCGAACATATTCCACTTCATCTCTGGACATAGAGGTTGGAAATGGGAAACAGAGCGTAACTCCACCGATTCAGAAAATAATCTTTGAAAAATGCCACCGTTCGTCAAGATCCATGAGTCAATTGAAAAACATTAAATCCTCGCTTGGTTCTTCATTGGATCAGGGTTTAGATAAACCTATACAATCCCTCGTCTTAGGCAGTCAATCAAAAAGAATTTGTAAGTCGGAAGAAAGTGCCATCGACAATAAAACTCTGGTACTAGTTAAAGATAGGTCAAGCAATAGCAGTAACGAAACACTAAACAATGCTATTATAAGTAACATAAGTAACGTTGAAGATACTCCAGTTGCGATAGAAagtaatattgaaattatgaTACCCACATCGGTTTCTAAATCGACCAATGTTACGGAAAGTTTCGAATGTTCAGTGAGCGTCAGAGATAGAAGTTCAAACTCAATAAGCAGCTGTGAAATGGCACTAAACAGCAGTCAAAACGAAGATGACAATTCGAACGATAAGAAAGACGAAATCTCagatattaatgaaattttaaaagtcAACGATGTTATAGATAACGCATTGAAAAATGGGAGACACGATGAGGATTATAATTCTGGCAATGAAGCTTCGCAAAATTCTGATAGCTCTAGAATTGCTGTAGAAAGCAAAACGTATAATAAGTCCTGTTTATCTCTAGATGATATAATGTCTTGCACTTACGAAGAAACTGAAAGGAAACAGAGAACAAGTTCTATCTGTAGTTATCCGGAAGATACGTTAGAAAAATCAAA AAAGGGCAATGTAGATTCTTTACATTCTAAAAACTGGTGCTATAATGAATCAGTA TTGGCACATGATGAAACGGACAAATGTGATTTTCAAGCATCCAGCGAATACATAGACATTATTAAACGTAGCTCAGAGAATGTATATGCACGCACCGAGGCTTTAGCCAACAAGAAAACCAGTTTTAAAGTAATGAAACCACGACTGTAA
- the LOC114876170 gene encoding uncharacterized protein LOC114876170 isoform X2 has product MWYDRNFQVINICHETRRRKQMEAAERRIAEQQSRGIKNIDAVKRQEKLDQQRDKRVEEAGNMNVQSNLKWQMS; this is encoded by the exons ATGTGGTATGATCGGAATTTTCAGgttataaatatttgtcaC GAAACTAGAAGAAGAAAGCAGATGGAAGCTGCTGAAAGAAGGATTGCTGAGCAGCAGAGCAGaggtattaaaaatattgatgcTGTTAAAAGGCAAGAAAAGTTAGATCAACAACGAGACAAGCGAGTAGAAGAGGCTGGTAACATGAACGTGCAAAGTAATTTAAAG TGGCAAATGAGTTAA
- the LOC114876193 gene encoding UV radiation resistance-associated protein isoform X2, translating to MEVSETRNIVKDLDLTLQPRIVPRYKTWLPLATQQLRFRNLIQIIGCNLKTNTNNEVCWFYYTLHRTSMSSPLYTSEIIDNTNPKWSCLEVPTIHATGYSTASEIIVRLWKRAIVDNLQSDVTVFTWGISFTGLAYIGPKLPNNLDNVLKHNSLIFQFHGGFFTPVFCFVETPELKRYLHIKVNTSEIRDTYTVSKLSSLRNKMQALKQQTESVQALRMRIASGENFHTPKYPQSSLNRLFQPRKVNREKKAEILKIRKELEMARFRTKLLEQERARKMGELRALNQMHSNILEENQDYGSDLMTRYRELNKDIEKLHEWRQIQIDTRETYVQLSSQLAYRRRQLISELSLIYPISQDGNGKFKIHEVHLPDSENLELSNDTEVAVALGFVAHTTQMIANFLNIPTRYPIIHYGSRSKVIDHITDNLPDNERQFPLFARSKDKLQFRYAVYLLNKNIAQLRWYCGLPTTDLRATLPNLATLINIKPNQSYLDNSKRTYSTSSLDIEVGNGKQSVTPPIQKIIFEKCHRSSRSMSQLKNIKSSLGSSLDQGLDKPIQSLVLGSQSKRICKSEESAIDNKTLVLVKDRSSNSSNETLNNAIISNISNVEDTPVAIESNIEIMIPTSVSKSTNVTESFECSVSVRDRSSNSISSCEMALNSSQNEDDNSNDKKDEISDINEILKVNDVIDNALKNGRHDEDYNSGNEASQNSDSSRIAVESKTYNKSCLSLDDIMSCTYEETERKQRTSSICSYPEDTLEKSNWHMMKRTNVIFKHPANT from the exons ATGGAGGTTTCAGAGACAAGAAACATTGTTAAAGATTTGGATTTAACCCTGCAACCTCGCATTGTTCCAAGATATAAGACTTGGCTACCCCTTGCTACTCAGCag TTAAGATTCAGAAATCTTATACAAATAATAGGATGTAACTTAaagacaaatacaaataacgAAGTCTGTTGGTTCTACTATACTCTACACAGAACAAGCATGTCTTCACCTTTATATACAAGTGAGATAATTGATAACACAAACCCCAAATGGTCATGTCTCGAGGTACCAACCATACATGCCACCGGCTACTCTACTGCCAGTG aaattattgTAAGACTATGGAAAAGGGCGATCGTGGATAATCTACAGAGCGACGTGACTGTATTTACATGGGGAATATCATTTACTGGTTTGGCATATATTGGTCCAAAACTGCCAAACAACTTAGATAATGTTTTGAAAcataattctttaatttttcaattccatGGAGGTTTTTTTACTCCAGTATTCTGTTTTGTTGAAACTCCTGAATTGAAAAGATATTTACATATAAAAGTAAACACCTCTGAAATAAGGGATACGTATACTGTGAGTAAATTGAGCAGTTTGAGGAACAAAATGCAAGCATTAAAGCAACAGACAGAGTCAGTTCAAGCCCTTCGGATGAGAATTGCTTCGGGAGAAAATTTTCACACTCCGAAGTACCCTCAGTCCTCGTTGAATAGATTGTTTCAGCCTCGTAAGGTAAATAGAGAGAAAAAAGCCGAAATACTGAAGATACGTAAGGAATTGGAAATGGCTAGGTTTAGGACAAAGTTATTGGAACAAGAAAGAGCAAGGAAGATGGGGGAATTGAGAGCATTGAATCAAATGCATTCTAATATCTTGGAAGAAAATCAAGATTATG gtTCAGATTTGATGACGAGGTATAGGGAGCTAAACAAAGACATTGAGAAGTTACACGAATGGCGACAAATTCAAATTGATACAAGAGAGACATATGTTCAATTGAGTAGTCAGCTTGCTTACAGAAGAAGACAATTAATTTCAGAACTAAGTTTAATATATCCGATTTCCCAG GatggaaatggaaaatttaaaatacacgAAGTACATTTACCTGACAGCGAGAATTTAGAATTATCAAATGATACTGAAGTCGCGGTAGCCTTGGGATTTGTGGCACATACTACTCAAATGATCGCTAACTTTCTTAATATACCTACTAGGTACCCTATTATACATTATGGATCACGTAGCAAAGTAATAGATCATATTACAGACAATTTACCCGACAACGAGAGACA atTCCCACTGTTTGCAAGAAGTAAAGATAAACTGCAATTTCGTTATGCTGTTTAtttgttgaataaaaatatagccCAGTTAAGATGGTATTGTGGCCTTCCAACAACAGACCTGAGGGCAACTTTGCCAAACCTTGCTACATTAATAAACATTAAACCAAATCAATCATA CTTGGATAATTCAAAGCGAACATATTCCACTTCATCTCTGGACATAGAGGTTGGAAATGGGAAACAGAGCGTAACTCCACCGATTCAGAAAATAATCTTTGAAAAATGCCACCGTTCGTCAAGATCCATGAGTCAATTGAAAAACATTAAATCCTCGCTTGGTTCTTCATTGGATCAGGGTTTAGATAAACCTATACAATCCCTCGTCTTAGGCAGTCAATCAAAAAGAATTTGTAAGTCGGAAGAAAGTGCCATCGACAATAAAACTCTGGTACTAGTTAAAGATAGGTCAAGCAATAGCAGTAACGAAACACTAAACAATGCTATTATAAGTAACATAAGTAACGTTGAAGATACTCCAGTTGCGATAGAAagtaatattgaaattatgaTACCCACATCGGTTTCTAAATCGACCAATGTTACGGAAAGTTTCGAATGTTCAGTGAGCGTCAGAGATAGAAGTTCAAACTCAATAAGCAGCTGTGAAATGGCACTAAACAGCAGTCAAAACGAAGATGACAATTCGAACGATAAGAAAGACGAAATCTCagatattaatgaaattttaaaagtcAACGATGTTATAGATAACGCATTGAAAAATGGGAGACACGATGAGGATTATAATTCTGGCAATGAAGCTTCGCAAAATTCTGATAGCTCTAGAATTGCTGTAGAAAGCAAAACGTATAATAAGTCCTGTTTATCTCTAGATGATATAATGTCTTGCACTTACGAAGAAACTGAAAGGAAACAGAGAACAAGTTCTATCTGTAGTTATCCGGAAGATACGTTAGAAAAATCAAA TTGGCACATGATGAAACGGACAAATGTGATTTTCAAGCATCCAGCGAATACATAG
- the LOC114876169 gene encoding retinol dehydrogenase 11-like, producing the protein MVSSWCYLILPVVLIIGLLRKCRERTWGTCTNTDNLQGRVFIVTGANSGIGKETVKELAKRKATVILACRNLQTAKDTVSEIRSQITNGELVPMKLNLASLASIREFATEIIKNFPEVHVLINNAGVYVPFKEHASTEDGFEIHFGVNHLGHFLLTNLLFEHLKKNAPSRIIIVTSKLFESGAIDFSNLNGEKGLVVKGRMNPAYCNSKLANTYFGIELAKRSENSGVNVYMVCPGFTYTGLFRNVKRSWFHYIIFSPVALLFLRTANQGAQTVLHCAIEPSLSNESGNIYRDCKLYNSKKKLDPDVALRLWETSVKLTGINETLK; encoded by the exons ATGGTATCCTCATGGTGTTATTTAATTCTACCAGTAGTATTGATCATTGGACTGCTTAGAAAATGTCGTGAACGTACCTGGGGAACGTGCACAAACACAGACAATTTGCAAGGTCGAGTGTTCATAGTAACAGGTGCTAATTCAGGTATTGGTAAGGAGACGGTGAAAGAATTGGCTAAGAGAAAAGCAACAGTCATCTTGGCTTGCAGAAATTTACAAACTGCTAAAGATACTGTGTCTGAGATTCGTAGTCAGATAACAAATGGAGAACTG gTGCCGATGAAACTGAACTTAGCATCTCTTGCATCAATCAGAGAATTCGcaacagaaataataaaaaactttCCCGAGGTTCAtgtattaattaacaatgcTGGAGTATATGTTCCTTTCAAAGAACATGCATCAACAGAAGATGGATTTGAGATTCATTTTGGAGTGAATCATTTAGGTCATTTTTTGCTCACCAATTTGCTATTTGAgcatttaaagaaaaatgcaCCAAGCAG GATCATCATTGTTACCTCAAAACTCTTTGAATCTGGAGCaattgatttttcaaacttaaaTGGAGAAAAGGGATTGGTAGTGAAAGGACGTATGAATCCAGCTTACTGTAACTCTAAATTAGCAAACACTTATTTTGGTATTGAACTTGCAAAAAGAAGTGAAAACAGTGGTGTTAACGTTTATATGGTTTGCCCTGGATTTACTTATACTGGATTGTTCAGAAATGTTAAGAGGAGTTGGTtccattacattattttttcaCCGGTCGCTCTGTTATTTTTGCGTACGGCGAATCAG GGTGCACAAACAGTGTTACATTGCGCAATAGAACCATCTTTATCCAACGAAAGTGGTAACATTTACCGTGATTGTAAATTGTACAATTCCAAGAAAAAACTAGACCCTGATGTAGCGTTACGTTTATGGGAAACCAGTGTAAAATTGACTggtattaatgaaactttgaaatga